From a single Vallitalea longa genomic region:
- a CDS encoding sugar kinase yields the protein MVDKKMDVITFGESMVLFNPDSKGPLRYIHTFTKALSGAESNVAIALARLEHKVGWFSKLGDDEFGRYIECFIRGEGVDISRVIKDEERSTGLLFKERFAHVNPNVYYYRRNSAASYLSPEDIDYEYIKNAKILHVTGITPALSESARETVTRVVDFAKENGVIFSFDPNIRLKLWSKEEAKPVILDLCKKADILFPGIDEAEMLLGIEDPREVIKTFHEMGPDIVALKLGKEGCMLSNRKEQHFVNGYTVKTMEDSVGAGDGFAAGFLSGMLRNKNLKECGEYANGVGAMATLVKGDVEGLPTYDQLLTFIDKKEYVDR from the coding sequence ATGGTAGATAAAAAAATGGATGTAATTACATTTGGTGAGAGTATGGTTCTATTTAATCCAGATTCAAAAGGTCCACTAAGATACATACATACTTTTACCAAGGCACTTTCTGGTGCAGAATCCAATGTTGCTATTGCATTAGCAAGATTAGAACATAAGGTGGGTTGGTTTTCAAAATTAGGTGATGATGAATTCGGTAGATACATTGAATGCTTTATTAGGGGTGAAGGAGTAGATATATCTAGAGTCATAAAAGATGAAGAAAGAAGTACAGGACTTCTTTTCAAAGAGAGATTTGCACATGTTAATCCCAATGTATATTATTATAGAAGAAATTCAGCGGCTAGTTATCTATCTCCAGAAGACATAGATTATGAATACATAAAAAACGCGAAAATACTTCATGTAACAGGAATAACACCTGCTCTATCAGAAAGTGCAAGAGAGACAGTCACTAGAGTTGTTGATTTTGCAAAAGAAAACGGTGTAATATTTTCTTTTGACCCTAATATCAGATTGAAACTTTGGTCAAAAGAAGAAGCAAAGCCTGTTATACTGGATTTGTGCAAGAAGGCTGATATATTATTTCCAGGAATCGACGAAGCTGAAATGTTACTTGGTATAGAAGACCCAAGAGAAGTTATAAAAACTTTCCATGAAATGGGACCTGATATAGTAGCATTAAAATTAGGTAAAGAAGGATGTATGTTATCTAATAGGAAAGAGCAACATTTTGTTAATGGATATACGGTCAAAACAATGGAAGACAGTGTTGGTGCAGGAGATGGATTCGCAGCAGGATTCTTGAGTGGCATGTTAAGAAATAAAAATCTAAAAGAATGTGGAGAATACGCTAACGGAGTAGGAGCAATGGCCACTCTTGTTAAAGGTGATGTTGAAGGGCTTCCTACTTATGATCAACTTCTTACCTTCATTGATAAAAAAGAATATGTTGACCGTTAG